The DNA region GAGTCCCAAAGGCTCTGAATAAGGCCCCCACCAGAGGTCATCAAACAAGCAGCCGTCAGACGAGAGTGAAATCCCTCACACTAGGACAGGATTGAATCAGAAGATAAACGGCTATCCTTTACAGTGAACCCCTGCAGGAATCTGTGCTGGGGCTTGTCCTTTCCAATTTAGTTCATctgggaaaaggagggaaaacagCAGGGTGACCAAGTTTCCTGATGATAGTCAGTTACTCAAGAAAAAGGAGGACCGGCTGAGGAAATCTGCAGAAGAGCCTAATGTAACTGTACAATACAACAACAGATATAAGTCAGAttagataaatgtaaagtgatgcaattgggggaaaaaaaaaaacagaacactttaGACAGAAAATGACGGGCTCATGGCTAACAATTATCCCTCAGGAATAAGCTGTCACAAGTTCTGACAGTTTTATGACAACATCATTTTGGTGATCAGCAGTGCCCAAAAGCAAGCCAGATATTAGAAATTCCTTGTCAAGGggtagaaaggaaaggaagaacggCGTTATGCGTCTGGGATACTGCTGCAGTTGTGGCTCCTCCGGGGAAGGGAAAGATGTGCCACAAGACCTGAGCAGACCGTGACTCTGCAGCATGGACAAGAGGCAGCTGAGGGGAGATGCGATAGAGGTGACAAAGGCacagagaggatgaatggggaataATCGCTCACTGTCACTTCCACTACGAGAACGAGAAGCacgaaaaatgaaaacagcacacgGCTGGTTCAGAGCAAACCTATCGAGGTCATTCTTCACACACCATGGAATTAGACTGCGGAAATCACTACAACAGGGTCTTGTGGAGCTGAAAGTGTTCATGAGTGACACCCAGAAAGAGGAGCTCCTCAGGCAAGTGGGTTCATCaccaaaaatcccccaaatcagGGCTGTGATTGAAGAACCTGCGTGGTTTCAGAGGGAAGGCTCTGCCTGTCAGCAGCCAGGGAGTAGGGGCTTCCCGAGGGGTCTTGTGATCAAAGCTGGCTTTCAGGCTCAATTGTAGTGTTCAGGTCTTTGCAACAAGGCTTATTGTTTCCTCTCATCAGctggcatttattttttaatttgggagCTGATACTCTCATAACATGGATCGTTGTTACTGATCGTCTCCCCAGGCAAGAGATGGTGGCTTGTGAGAGAAGCTGGGCACAGCTGCTTGTCACTAAACCACTGCTCCTAAGGCAATGCATGCTGGCACAAGCTAGACCTCATTAAGCATATTAGTGCTTTCAAGTGCCAGCATCTGTGTGAGAAGACTCTCCTGTTAAAGCtgagcccaggatgctgctgcacTGAGTGTTTTTAAGGTCTTGCAGAGGTCTTGGAGGCTCTTTTGACTGGTAAGCTGCTCTTCTTTGCTttatggagtatgtggttatgaTGCAGATTAGTTACTTCCTCAGCCTCAGGTTTATGTGTATGCTTCCTTAGTTCAGGAGTTGCTGTTTTCTCCTACAGCACTTTATACTGTTTTTAGATGTTGTAAGCAGTGTGTCCTCTTCCTGTGCTGTGCAAAAGCTTCCTTAGGAGTGGTGGTTCTACACTGTTCTCCTGCCTTGACAAGGAATGTGAGGGAGTAGCATTCCTCTAACAAGTGAGCATAAAAGACCTATTCTGCTCTGGATAGGAAGGAGAGGCCAAGACATTCTGACATGAAGTTGTCTCCTGTTGCTCGAGTCTCTTCTCCTTTAGAGACCTTAGTTTTGGCTCTGTAGTGGCTGTGAGGTACAGATGAGCCAAAGCAAATGCCTCTTTCTTCTGACCCATTCCTGAAAAGAAGGTGGGCCTCTTGCAGCTGGTGGTCCAGGCAAGGTGTCAGTGTGCTGGTGCTTTTAACCGCCTCCTCTGAACCACTAGCTAAAACCCATCCCTAGTTAGGGGCTGTCTAGCTTGCATGAAGCTTGGGCTCTGAAAGCTCTGAGCTTAAACTGTGAGGTGGCTTAAGGGAAGAAGGAATCCAGCTGGAAGGGTTCTAATGCAGCATTGTCCTGCTGATCATGGTGCCTTGTGGGGTCTCAGAGGCTGACTAGCAAACAGCCGCAGTGCTGATGGAGGAGAGGGtgccaggctgcctggggacaacACCTGGCTGACCTGGCAGCCTTTCTTTGGAGCACTGCACCATGTGTCCTTGGTGCTGTGACTTGCTAgcaagctgctggtgtccttCTGGGTGCCTTGCCTGcacagcccctctgctcctgctgctcctgctaaAGCGTGTCCTCTGCTGTCCCCTTGCCTGTGCAGCTTTGCCCTTCTCCTGCCTCTGTGGAGATGGCAGTGGGGCaggtgctgcttgtgctgctggctgcctcCACAGTGAGTGCCACCAAGGACCTGCTGCTGAATGTCTGCATGGATGCCAAGCACCACAAAAGCAAGCCTGGCCCAGAGGGGCTGCTGCATGGCCAGGTAggatgctgctgtgctgctgatgTTTCTGTCCAGCCACCACCTCTGCAGTCCAGGATATGCCAGGTGGCGCTGTCTGGGTGCCCTCTGCCCACCTGCCCAGACCAGAGAGGCTGCTGTGGAGCTTTGGGCTTAGCAAGCTCTTGTCTGGGGAAGATGGCCTGTGCTGTATATGGGGCCAGATTGTTTTGCCCCTTTCTTCCAACAAAAGGCTAGAGCagaatgggggtggggggagctacTGCTGCCATGGATGTGGGGATTTCTTGTGTtagctcagttttcctttttgtttttgccAGGAGGGCACTTTTTTCAAAGCTCAGGGGATCCTGAGATCACACTGAGATAAATGCTGGCAAGAAAAGCCCATCTTTtctgctccctccctctctgtgttagagctgcttcttgctgcctggGAGCTCTGTTCCCCAGCCCTTGGTGGGGACAGGCCTAGCAGGCAGCCAGGGCCCAGCAGGTGGCAGCTCGTGTTTCTCTTTGCTGGGACTGGTGCTGTGTGTGATCTGGGCTGGGCTCTGACCTTCATGGTCcctgtcctgctctcctgctGACTCCATCTGGCTGCAGCCGCAAGCTCTTCAGTCTGCAGTGCCCTGGGGTTGCTGCAGAAGGGCAAATGCTGTTGCTGCTCAAGTGCTCTTGCTGGAGGCAGTGCAGGCAGCTGGCACCTGCAGCAGCCTGCCACTGCCTTGAGCTGCTGCCTGGCCCTCCTCACGGGCCTGTCTCCTGCTCCATGGCAGTGTTCCCCCTGGAAGGACAATGCCTGCTGCACAGCCAACACCAGCTCAGAAGCCCACAGGGACCAGTCCTACCTCTACAGCTTCAACTGGAACCACTGTGGGGTGATGCCACCCAAGTGCAAGAGGCACTTCATCCAGGACACGTGCTTGTATGAGTGCTCACCCAACCTGGGGCCTTGGATTGACAAGGTAGGGGTCAGTTCTGCTGTGACTGAAGGCAGTGGAGCTTGTGCTGGGCCCATGACATGGGATCTGCTGGTGCCCTGTGTGTTATGCTCTTGCCCGCCTGGGTGAGGGCTGGCATGTGTGCTCTCCAGGAATGGTGAGTCTCTCCACCTGATAGGTAGATTAGCAGAGGACTCTGCTTGCCTGTGTACCTAAGCAGAGGCTGACTGATGTAAAAATTGCTCTCTATCAAGGTGTGTCTGGTGGGACTGAAACTTTTGGGGGTCAGCTCTGGAGGCCAAGGGAAAGGGTTGGGAGGGGGATTCAGATGACCTCTGTGATGTGGCAGAGCCCTTGGCTTTCGAGGGCCACCACCAATGTGCATGGCCCTCTTCTCTTGGAGGCTGACAGCAGCTGGCGTCGGGAGAGGATTCTCCATGTGCCCCTCTGCAAAGAGGACTGTGAGGAGTGGTGGGAGGATTGCAAGGACTCTGTCACCTGCAAGGAGAACTGGCACAAGGGCTGGAACTGGGCAACAGGTTAGTGGGCTCTGTGGAGCAAGCCTTTCCTCACCTTTCCCTGCAAACCAAGACCTGGCAGTGTCACTGCTGCCTGCCCAGTGCTCAAAGCCAAGACACCTGGTTGCTCTCATTTGGCTTGGGGGGTTGCAGACTAGAAGGTGGCCAAGCCACAGTCCACCAGCTGATGTGCAGCAGTGGGCTGTGGGCAGACTGTTAGCTGGGGCCTGCTTCCTTGTGTGGAAGGAGGGAACTGAAGTGTGCTCACTCAGGAGGGccttgctggtgctgtctgtcctCAGGAACAAACCGCTGCCCTTGGGGATCCATGTGCAGGCCCTTCTCCCATGTCTTCCCCCAACCAGCTGACCTGTGTGAGAAGATCTGGTCCAACTCCTACAAATACACCACAGAGCACCGGGGCAGTGGGCGCTGCATCCAGATGTGGTTTGATCCTGCCCAGGGAAACCCCAATGTGCTTGTGGCAAAACACTATGCTTGGAAGAAGAGATCCTCTCCTGCTCGGATGAAGAATGTGACTCCTGCTGAGACTGGCAAAGCTGTGTGTGCTTTGCCATGGCCTGCCCTGGtcccgctgcctcttgccctcctgATGCTCCCCTAGGGCCCTGGGAGCTGTTGgccctgtgggtgctgggggatCCCTCCAATGGCTCGCCCAAGGGCCTTGGCTTTGGCCACTCTCAAGAAATGGGCTGCACAAGGTGCCCTATGAGAGGAGATGGCATGTATAACACTCAGGTCTGCCCAAACTGTTTGTCCATGCCAGCAAGTGCTTGACatgaatgttgttgttgctgttggccCTTGATACCTGCCTCTACTTGGAGCT from Apteryx mantelli isolate bAptMan1 chromosome 1, bAptMan1.hap1, whole genome shotgun sequence includes:
- the LOC136991075 gene encoding folate receptor gamma-like — its product is MAVGQVLLVLLAASTVSATKDLLLNVCMDAKHHKSKPGPEGLLHGQCSPWKDNACCTANTSSEAHRDQSYLYSFNWNHCGVMPPKCKRHFIQDTCLYECSPNLGPWIDKADSSWRRERILHVPLCKEDCEEWWEDCKDSVTCKENWHKGWNWATGTNRCPWGSMCRPFSHVFPQPADLCEKIWSNSYKYTTEHRGSGRCIQMWFDPAQGNPNVLVAKHYAWKKRSSPARMKNVTPAETGKAVCALPWPALVPLPLALLMLP